One genomic window of Aquisalimonas sp. 2447 includes the following:
- a CDS encoding DUF1499 domain-containing protein — MTIANKGKAAGSWMRYPVGVGIALGALGGLAVLLPGPWYQLGWLGLGAAFTMLEIGGWMGAAAAALGAVMLLVALLMRQRPFVIASAVALAMGVATAAWPLYMQHRADAVPPIHDITTDTRDVPAFQALAEEREQAPNAVEYPGEEFAAQQREAYPDLESRHYTASLGEVFEAAEAAAALMQWQVVAADRDAGRIEAVAVTPWYGFRDDVVVRLRAEDGEVTVDVRSASRIGRSDIGVNAERIREYLATLDNQLGGS; from the coding sequence ATGACAATTGCGAATAAAGGTAAGGCTGCCGGCTCCTGGATGCGCTATCCCGTTGGCGTCGGCATAGCGCTGGGGGCGCTGGGTGGCCTGGCGGTGTTGTTGCCCGGCCCCTGGTATCAGCTCGGTTGGCTGGGGCTGGGGGCGGCGTTCACCATGCTTGAGATTGGTGGCTGGATGGGGGCGGCAGCCGCCGCCCTCGGTGCCGTGATGCTACTGGTGGCGCTTTTGATGCGGCAGCGGCCCTTTGTCATTGCCAGCGCGGTGGCCCTGGCAATGGGGGTGGCGACGGCCGCCTGGCCGTTGTACATGCAGCATCGTGCTGACGCGGTACCACCCATCCACGATATCACCACGGATACCCGCGACGTACCCGCCTTCCAGGCTCTGGCAGAGGAGCGCGAACAGGCACCCAACGCCGTGGAATACCCCGGCGAAGAGTTCGCCGCGCAGCAGCGCGAGGCGTATCCGGACCTGGAATCCCGTCATTACACGGCGTCCCTCGGGGAAGTGTTCGAAGCGGCCGAAGCTGCTGCGGCCTTGATGCAGTGGCAGGTGGTGGCCGCGGACCGGGATGCTGGCCGTATCGAGGCGGTGGCCGTTACACCGTGGTACGGCTTTCGGGATGATGTGGTGGTGCGCCTGCGTGCCGAGGATGGCGAGGTCACGGTGGACGTACGCTCTGCCTCGCGCATTGGCCGCAGCGACATCGGGGTCAATGCCGAGCGGATTCGCGAGTATCTTGCGACCCTGGATAATCAACTGGGCGGTTCCTGA
- a CDS encoding phosphatidylglycerophosphatase A — protein MAKSEHVPSLAGRARLSNPVHFLALGFGTGLAPRAPGTVGTLAGILVYVLLLPLPMWGYLLGTLVAIIAGIWICDRAARDFGVHDHPAIVWDEVAGFLITMIAAPVGVLWVVLGFALFRVFDVLKPWPIGWLDRRVGGGLGIMVDDILAGIYALVLLQLLAWWLGG, from the coding sequence ATGGCTAAATCCGAGCACGTCCCCAGCCTGGCCGGTCGTGCCCGGCTGAGCAATCCGGTGCATTTCCTGGCACTGGGATTCGGCACCGGCCTGGCGCCCAGGGCACCGGGAACTGTTGGAACCCTGGCCGGCATCCTCGTGTACGTGCTCCTGCTGCCCCTGCCCATGTGGGGGTATTTGCTGGGTACTCTGGTGGCCATCATTGCCGGGATCTGGATCTGCGACCGTGCAGCGCGGGATTTCGGTGTTCACGATCATCCGGCCATTGTGTGGGACGAGGTGGCGGGCTTCCTGATCACCATGATTGCCGCTCCGGTGGGGGTGCTGTGGGTGGTGCTGGGGTTCGCGCTGTTCCGTGTGTTCGACGTACTCAAGCCGTGGCCCATCGGCTGGCTGGACCGACGCGTGGGTGGCGGCCTGGGCATCATGGTGGATGACATTCTGGCCGGGATCTACGCGCTGGTGCTCCTGCAGTTGCTGGCCTGGTGGCTGGGGGGGTGA
- a CDS encoding metallophosphoesterase: MRLQVVSDLHNEVLRHVTGESPPDLPDAGADVLVLGGDIDCGRQSVEWAAEQTQRLGIPAVFVAGNHEFYGNQYPRLMDELRDAALGTGVYVLERDSVVIGGVRFLGATLWTDFAGDGQIPATQAMPVAVEHMPDYRHILVGEGDDAQPLTPEATRECHRDTREWLYRTLSAGSSEPAVVVTHAAPLIDCAHPEYSMDEIGAAFVSDLHPLLAETAPSLWIHGHTHANTDLYHCGVRVISNQRGYPNEQVPGKPFDPACVIEVRG; the protein is encoded by the coding sequence ATGCGCCTTCAAGTTGTCAGTGATCTGCATAACGAAGTGCTGCGCCACGTCACCGGCGAGTCGCCGCCGGACCTGCCCGATGCCGGTGCCGATGTGCTGGTGCTGGGTGGTGATATCGACTGCGGCCGGCAGAGCGTGGAGTGGGCCGCGGAACAGACCCAGCGCCTGGGGATTCCCGCGGTGTTTGTCGCCGGCAATCACGAGTTCTACGGTAACCAGTATCCCCGGTTGATGGACGAACTGCGGGATGCGGCACTGGGGACGGGCGTGTATGTACTGGAGCGGGACTCGGTGGTGATCGGCGGCGTCCGCTTCCTCGGGGCGACGCTATGGACCGACTTTGCCGGGGATGGTCAGATTCCCGCCACCCAGGCCATGCCCGTGGCGGTCGAGCACATGCCGGACTACCGGCATATTCTGGTGGGTGAGGGGGATGATGCGCAGCCCCTGACGCCGGAGGCGACCCGGGAGTGCCATCGCGACACCCGGGAGTGGTTGTATCGGACCCTCTCGGCGGGCAGCAGTGAACCCGCGGTGGTGGTGACTCACGCGGCGCCGCTGATCGACTGCGCCCATCCCGAGTACTCCATGGACGAGATCGGCGCGGCATTCGTCAGCGACCTGCATCCCCTGCTGGCGGAGACGGCGCCTTCGCTGTGGATCCACGGCCACACCCACGCCAACACTGACCTGTACCATTGCGGTGTGCGCGTGATCAGCAACCAGCGCGGTTACCCTAACGAACAGGTGCCGGGCAAGCCCTTTGACCCGGCCTGCGTCATCGAGGTACGCGGCTGA
- a CDS encoding NUDIX hydrolase has translation MPVPETPLLTVDCLIRLDGDPYRVVLIERRNPPHGLALPGGFVDRGERVENAARREAREETGLQVELLCLLGVYSDPARDPRGHTVSCVYVADARGKPVAADDAVAIAIADPRSHGELAFDHATILGDYLRWLTSGDVAPLRY, from the coding sequence ATGCCGGTACCGGAAACGCCGCTACTGACCGTTGACTGCCTCATTCGCCTGGACGGTGACCCGTACCGGGTGGTGCTGATTGAACGTCGCAATCCGCCCCACGGCCTGGCGCTGCCCGGTGGCTTCGTCGACCGCGGCGAGCGGGTGGAGAATGCGGCGCGCAGGGAGGCGCGTGAAGAAACGGGCCTGCAAGTCGAACTGCTCTGCCTGCTGGGGGTGTACTCCGATCCGGCCCGTGATCCGCGCGGGCATACGGTGAGCTGCGTCTACGTGGCCGATGCGCGCGGGAAACCGGTGGCCGCGGACGACGCCGTGGCCATCGCCATTGCGGACCCCCGCAGCCACGGTGAGCTCGCTTTTGACCACGCCACCATCCTCGGCGACTACCTGCGCTGGCTGACCTCCGGCGACGTGGCTCCGCTGCGGTACTAA
- a CDS encoding alpha/beta hydrolase, whose translation MNAMLPRSAARLLIPLLLLALGACGPHKQETNPPGQPPQLDPGVATMPDGTRLPVSRWRAETGEPEAIILGVHGFNDYRRGWAVLGEDLRERGISVYAYDQRGFGATEQRGIWAGTDPLTSDLAIMANLLRAEYPDTPLYLAGESMGGAVTLVTQARHPELPVEGTILLAPAVWSRGHMPWYQRAGLWLAARVAPERKLTGSGLEIRPSDNREMLRNLGRDPLIQRGARADALEGLANLMDNAQAAIPEHRGRTLILYGEKDQIIPRRPTCNMFQRLPNPEQWRAVLYAEGYHMLTRDLQGEVVRRDIGDWALDPAGDLSSGEETDLDGRLGLFCSRGA comes from the coding sequence ATGAATGCAATGCTTCCTCGCTCTGCCGCTCGCCTGCTGATTCCGCTGCTCCTGCTGGCACTGGGGGCCTGTGGGCCACACAAACAGGAAACCAACCCGCCGGGGCAACCGCCGCAATTGGACCCTGGCGTGGCGACCATGCCCGACGGTACGCGGCTTCCGGTGAGCCGCTGGCGAGCGGAAACCGGGGAGCCGGAGGCCATTATTCTGGGCGTCCACGGCTTCAATGACTACCGGCGCGGCTGGGCGGTGCTGGGCGAGGATCTCCGCGAGCGCGGCATTTCCGTCTACGCCTACGACCAGCGCGGCTTCGGCGCCACCGAGCAACGCGGTATCTGGGCGGGGACAGACCCTCTGACCTCGGATCTGGCCATCATGGCCAATCTGCTGCGGGCCGAATACCCCGACACGCCGCTGTATCTGGCCGGGGAAAGCATGGGCGGCGCCGTCACCCTGGTCACCCAGGCGCGACACCCGGAGCTCCCCGTGGAAGGCACCATTCTGCTGGCACCTGCGGTATGGAGCCGCGGCCACATGCCTTGGTACCAGCGTGCCGGCTTGTGGCTGGCCGCGCGGGTGGCGCCGGAGCGCAAGCTCACCGGCAGCGGCCTGGAAATCCGCCCCTCGGACAACCGCGAGATGCTCCGGAACCTGGGCCGCGACCCTCTGATCCAGCGGGGTGCGCGGGCCGATGCCCTGGAGGGTCTGGCCAATCTGATGGACAACGCCCAGGCCGCTATTCCGGAACACCGTGGACGCACGCTGATCCTCTACGGCGAAAAGGACCAGATCATCCCCCGCCGCCCGACCTGCAACATGTTTCAGCGGCTGCCGAACCCCGAGCAGTGGCGCGCGGTACTCTACGCGGAGGGCTATCACATGCTGACCCGGGATCTGCAGGGCGAGGTGGTCCGGCGCGACATCGGTGACTGGGCACTGGACCCCGCCGGCGACCTCTCTTCCGGCGAGGAGACGGATCTGGACGGTCGTCTGGGCCTGTTCTGCAGCCGCGGGGCCTGA
- the thiL gene encoding thiamine-phosphate kinase, protein MTEFELIRTYFGDLGSRRDDVVFGVGDDGAVVQPAQGQALVMATDALVAGVHFPENAPAETVGDKALAVNLSDLAAMGAEPAWLQLALVMPAVDHAWLQGFAQGLGGLARYHQMRLVGGDTARGPLTITVQVVGFVPQGAALRRRGARPGDAVVVSGTLGDAALGLKLWRGRADREDDDVAYLVNRLHRPTPRVSLGRALRGLATAAIDISDGMAADLAHLLEASGVGATLDVDRLPLSEPGVRFGGRQRQWHNALNGGDDYELCFTLPRSRLHELDALASRLGVALTRVGTVQQEPGLRLVRSDNAPVPLESTGYRHFPE, encoded by the coding sequence ATGACGGAATTCGAGCTGATCCGGACCTACTTCGGCGATCTCGGCAGCCGCCGCGACGATGTGGTGTTCGGCGTCGGTGATGACGGCGCCGTTGTCCAGCCCGCCCAGGGGCAGGCGCTGGTGATGGCGACCGATGCCCTGGTGGCCGGTGTGCATTTCCCCGAGAACGCGCCGGCGGAGACCGTCGGCGACAAGGCCCTGGCGGTGAATCTCAGCGACCTCGCCGCCATGGGGGCCGAACCCGCCTGGCTGCAGCTGGCGCTGGTGATGCCCGCCGTCGACCACGCCTGGCTCCAGGGATTTGCCCAAGGCCTGGGGGGGCTCGCCCGCTACCACCAGATGCGTCTGGTGGGGGGCGACACGGCGCGCGGTCCGCTGACCATTACCGTCCAGGTGGTCGGCTTCGTCCCCCAGGGCGCGGCCCTGCGGCGCCGCGGGGCAAGGCCCGGGGACGCCGTCGTGGTGAGCGGGACCCTTGGGGATGCCGCGCTGGGTCTGAAGTTGTGGCGCGGCCGGGCCGATCGTGAAGACGATGACGTAGCCTACCTGGTCAACCGCCTGCACCGGCCGACCCCGCGGGTGAGTCTGGGGCGCGCCCTGCGCGGTCTCGCCACCGCCGCCATCGACATCTCCGACGGTATGGCGGCGGATCTGGCCCATCTCCTGGAGGCCAGCGGTGTCGGCGCCACCCTGGACGTGGACCGCCTGCCCCTGTCCGAGCCCGGCGTGCGCTTCGGGGGACGCCAGCGCCAGTGGCACAATGCCCTCAACGGCGGCGACGACTACGAACTCTGTTTCACCCTGCCGCGCTCGCGGCTGCACGAACTGGACGCTCTGGCGAGCCGCCTGGGTGTTGCGCTAACCCGTGTCGGCACCGTACAGCAGGAGCCCGGTCTGCGCCTGGTGCGGTCGGACAACGCTCCCGTGCCGCTGGAATCCACCGGCTACCGGCACTTTCCGGAGTAA
- the nusB gene encoding transcription antitermination factor NusB, whose translation MTRRGHRHDHNRQRRAARQRALQALYQWQLTGQSARDIEGQFLPEPEGEVSAKQSAPPAVEPDREMEEAMDMADTDLTLFRELLHGVLDRMEEWDAQINPHLDRAMASLDPLERLVLRMGTYELNERLDIPYRVVITEAVELAKAFGAEASHKYINGVLDKVARGHGMRMAEIGRQRR comes from the coding sequence GTGACGCGACGCGGCCACCGACACGACCACAACCGCCAGCGACGGGCAGCGCGCCAGCGCGCCCTGCAGGCCCTCTATCAGTGGCAACTCACCGGTCAGAGCGCCCGGGATATCGAGGGCCAGTTTCTGCCGGAACCGGAGGGCGAGGTGTCGGCCAAGCAGAGCGCGCCGCCGGCGGTGGAGCCGGACCGGGAAATGGAAGAGGCCATGGATATGGCCGATACCGATCTGACTCTGTTCCGGGAGCTGCTCCACGGCGTGCTGGATCGCATGGAGGAGTGGGACGCGCAGATCAACCCGCACCTGGACCGGGCCATGGCGAGTCTTGATCCATTGGAGCGGCTGGTGCTGCGCATGGGCACTTACGAGCTCAACGAGCGCCTGGACATCCCCTACCGGGTGGTGATCACTGAAGCAGTGGAACTGGCCAAGGCGTTCGGCGCCGAAGCGAGCCACAAGTATATTAACGGCGTGCTGGACAAGGTGGCCCGCGGCCACGGCATGCGCATGGCGGAGATCGGCCGCCAGCGGCGCTGA
- a CDS encoding putative PEP-binding protein, whose protein sequence is MTVQAMPFVPGVAEGQLSKDLHRAGADELLLIDYADVERLNGRPAGLLVVGGAPLSHPMSQLQGLGVPTVIIGRRQAEELRVGERLRVDGGDGRIEPANGASAPDDGRALGLRPGQPVRTADGVAVELRASITGEQGAREALDVGAAGVGMVRTEYLTPLHGQQPDAAFYIDSIGAICRAAAPLPVTLRLLDISVDKRPPWLGEMAGMAGLLGMQGSRLFGVEPVRSVVQAQAVAIAELAQDHDIRVLIPYVASPEEFRHWHHQLSAWLPASVPVGIMAETPAAALAMPEWRRRAELVSVGCNDLMQCLFGADRDIPEVAGYLDPYSPPLLRFLRTLAELAGTDQQAVQLCGLLQQLPGVLPLLLGLGYRRFSMAPRLIPTLARVVQATDTAQARQQAAAVCAAENSEAVRDLLGLDADTRPPLPWSRI, encoded by the coding sequence ATGACCGTTCAAGCCATGCCGTTCGTCCCCGGAGTTGCCGAGGGCCAGCTCAGCAAGGACCTTCATCGTGCCGGCGCCGACGAGTTGCTGCTGATCGACTATGCCGACGTCGAGCGCCTGAATGGCCGGCCGGCGGGGTTGCTGGTGGTGGGCGGGGCGCCGCTGTCTCACCCCATGAGTCAGCTCCAGGGGCTGGGCGTACCCACTGTGATCATCGGTCGCCGCCAGGCGGAGGAACTCCGGGTCGGTGAACGGCTCCGCGTCGATGGCGGTGACGGCCGCATTGAGCCGGCCAACGGGGCAAGCGCCCCTGATGACGGTCGCGCCCTGGGCCTGCGCCCGGGGCAGCCGGTGCGGACCGCCGACGGCGTGGCGGTGGAGCTGCGGGCGAGCATCACCGGCGAGCAGGGCGCCCGGGAGGCGCTGGATGTGGGGGCTGCCGGGGTGGGCATGGTGCGCACCGAGTACCTGACACCACTCCATGGGCAGCAGCCCGACGCGGCGTTCTACATCGACAGTATCGGTGCCATTTGCCGGGCCGCCGCACCGCTGCCGGTGACCCTGCGCCTGCTGGACATCTCGGTGGACAAGCGGCCGCCGTGGCTCGGTGAAATGGCAGGTATGGCGGGGCTGCTGGGCATGCAGGGATCACGGCTGTTCGGCGTGGAGCCGGTGCGAAGCGTTGTTCAGGCCCAGGCCGTGGCTATCGCCGAGCTGGCACAGGATCACGATATCCGCGTTCTCATCCCGTACGTCGCCAGCCCCGAAGAGTTCCGCCACTGGCATCACCAGCTCTCGGCCTGGTTGCCGGCGTCGGTGCCGGTGGGCATCATGGCGGAAACGCCGGCGGCGGCGCTGGCCATGCCGGAGTGGCGCCGACGGGCGGAGCTGGTGTCCGTCGGCTGCAATGACCTGATGCAGTGCCTGTTCGGTGCCGATCGCGACATCCCGGAGGTGGCCGGGTATCTGGACCCGTACTCGCCGCCCTTGCTGCGTTTCCTGCGGACCCTTGCGGAACTCGCCGGTACGGATCAGCAGGCCGTGCAGCTCTGCGGTTTGCTGCAGCAGCTTCCCGGCGTGCTGCCGTTGCTGCTGGGGCTGGGTTACCGCCGCTTTTCCATGGCGCCGCGGCTCATTCCCACGCTGGCGCGGGTGGTGCAGGCCACGGACACGGCGCAGGCGCGCCAGCAGGCTGCGGCGGTGTGTGCGGCGGAGAACTCCGAAGCCGTGCGCGACCTGCTGGGACTGGACGCGGACACCCGCCCGCCGCTGCCCTGGAGCCGGATCTGA
- the ribE gene encoding 6,7-dimethyl-8-ribityllumazine synthase, with the protein MTEMTTIEGDFTSVDGRYALVVGRFNAFVVESLLEGARDTLRRHGVGDEQITVVRAPGAWELPLVTDRVAATGTFDAIIALGAVIRGGTPHFDYVAGECSKGLGQVAMQRDLPVAFGVLTVDSIEQAIERAGTKAGNKGAEAAMSAMEMVSLLRRIGG; encoded by the coding sequence ATGACTGAAATGACAACGATCGAGGGTGATTTCACCTCCGTGGACGGGCGCTACGCTCTGGTGGTGGGGCGGTTCAACGCATTCGTGGTGGAAAGCCTGCTGGAAGGCGCGCGGGATACCCTGCGGCGGCACGGTGTCGGCGATGAGCAGATCACCGTGGTGCGGGCGCCGGGTGCCTGGGAGCTGCCACTGGTCACCGACCGCGTGGCCGCCACCGGCACGTTTGACGCCATCATCGCCCTGGGGGCGGTGATCCGCGGCGGTACCCCCCACTTCGACTACGTTGCCGGCGAGTGCAGCAAGGGTCTGGGCCAGGTGGCCATGCAGCGGGACCTGCCCGTGGCCTTCGGTGTGCTCACGGTGGATTCCATCGAGCAGGCCATTGAGCGTGCCGGCACCAAGGCCGGCAACAAGGGCGCCGAGGCCGCCATGTCGGCTATGGAAATGGTGAGCCTGCTGCGCCGGATTGGCGGCTGA